The Niallia alba genome includes a window with the following:
- a CDS encoding YoaK family protein — MIDKIKPIPSLSSNSVFLAALLGMVGGFLDAYTFISRDGVFANAQTGNIVLFAVNAATGEWKESLIFIPPLIAFILGVLVSEIVKIPSIREILHSYRRSILILECIVLIIVGFLPTSVPNIIVTTSISFVSSLQISTFNKLDKWAYNSTMTTGNLRTATQAAYAAFTKQSQEAKIQFKEFSIIIGSFLFGALLGTFTTTQFGNKAIWVSAFILIIALALYHKDKGYIRKRCVS, encoded by the coding sequence ATGATTGATAAAATTAAACCGATCCCTTCTTTATCTTCCAACTCCGTATTCTTAGCAGCTTTATTAGGGATGGTTGGCGGTTTTTTAGATGCATATACATTTATAAGCAGAGACGGGGTATTCGCTAATGCACAAACAGGGAATATCGTGTTATTCGCGGTCAATGCGGCAACTGGTGAATGGAAGGAATCGCTTATCTTTATTCCTCCACTCATTGCTTTTATATTAGGAGTTTTAGTTTCAGAAATTGTAAAAATTCCTTCCATTAGGGAAATCTTGCATAGCTACCGACGTTCCATCCTTATTCTAGAGTGTATTGTCTTAATTATTGTCGGCTTCTTGCCAACATCTGTACCGAATATTATTGTTACAACTAGCATATCTTTTGTGTCATCATTACAAATATCTACCTTTAATAAGCTTGATAAATGGGCGTATAATTCGACCATGACTACTGGAAATTTACGGACTGCTACTCAAGCTGCTTATGCTGCATTTACAAAGCAAAGTCAAGAAGCAAAGATTCAATTTAAAGAGTTTTCCATTATTATCGGCTCTTTTTTATTTGGAGCACTATTAGGCACATTTACTACAACACAATTTGGCAATAAAGCCATATGGGTATCTGCCTTCATCTTAATTATCGCACTAGCCCTCTATCATAAAGACAAAGGTTATATACGCAAACGTTGTGTATCATAA
- the abc-f gene encoding ribosomal protection-like ABC-F family protein — protein sequence MIICSVNNIGKMYGGSSIFEDISFEIKEKEKIGLVGRNGSGKTTLFRLIAGREAPDLGQIHWKKGLKIGYLEQIPDFEQSLKVKEVLKRAFSSLVTLEEKMKQFEQEMARDNTPEQLQLLIDEYGKLQEFFTNAGGYEIDAKIEKIVNGLTIQHLVTKKYGALSGGEKTKIGLAMILLKEPDFLLLDEPTNHLDLMAVEWLGKYLKEYDGTILVVSHDRYFLDEVIGKVIDLEDGEVTTYYSNFTNYTKEKEERLLKEFQAYEEQQKKIKKMREAIKRLREWANRANPPNEGLHKRARNMERAIERMEKLSRPILNRKKMNFEMEASERSGKDVIQLRNVSKSFGEQLLFNDVHMRISYRDRAAIIGENGTGKSTLLKMILQQLEADEGEIRIGSNVKIGYLSQHVLAEMEGETVIEAFRNEVQVTEGAARHILAQFLFYGHSVFKKVSNLSGGERMRLRLAQLMHQEINLLILDEPTNHLDIDSREVLEEALEDFDGTILAVSHDRYFLNKLFQKIYWIESQGLHYFEGNYTYAREKSKERQRIKGKVITTAKSKKEMPVVSKDQKREVTFKQTYWEKELDVLEKQITELETRMKKESEWGKLEQLFSEKEELERKWEELYGRINEK from the coding sequence ATGATTATTTGCAGTGTAAATAATATAGGGAAAATGTATGGAGGAAGTTCCATCTTTGAAGATATTTCGTTTGAGATTAAAGAAAAGGAGAAAATTGGATTGGTTGGTAGAAATGGAAGTGGTAAAACAACATTATTTCGCCTTATAGCAGGAAGGGAAGCTCCTGATTTAGGACAAATTCATTGGAAAAAAGGACTGAAAATTGGATATCTGGAGCAAATACCTGACTTTGAGCAATCATTAAAGGTTAAGGAAGTTTTAAAAAGGGCCTTTTCAAGTCTCGTTACTTTAGAGGAAAAGATGAAGCAGTTCGAACAAGAAATGGCAAGAGACAATACCCCAGAGCAATTACAGCTATTAATAGATGAGTATGGTAAATTGCAGGAATTTTTTACGAATGCTGGAGGATATGAAATAGATGCAAAGATTGAAAAGATTGTTAACGGCTTAACTATCCAGCATTTAGTTACAAAAAAGTATGGAGCATTGAGTGGCGGAGAAAAAACAAAGATTGGTCTAGCGATGATTCTTCTTAAGGAACCTGATTTTCTTTTACTGGATGAGCCAACAAATCATTTGGATTTAATGGCAGTAGAGTGGCTTGGGAAATATCTTAAGGAATATGATGGTACAATTTTAGTCGTTTCCCATGATCGCTATTTTTTAGATGAAGTTATCGGGAAAGTCATTGATTTAGAAGATGGGGAAGTAACTACCTATTATTCTAATTTCACCAATTATACGAAGGAAAAGGAAGAAAGACTCTTAAAAGAATTTCAGGCATATGAGGAACAGCAAAAGAAAATCAAAAAAATGAGGGAAGCAATTAAACGCCTTCGCGAGTGGGCAAATCGGGCAAACCCACCTAATGAAGGACTTCATAAACGTGCGAGAAATATGGAGCGTGCGATAGAGAGAATGGAGAAGTTATCTCGTCCTATTCTTAATAGGAAAAAAATGAATTTTGAAATGGAAGCAAGTGAGCGAAGCGGAAAGGATGTTATTCAGCTTCGCAATGTATCCAAAAGCTTCGGAGAACAACTCTTATTTAATGATGTGCATATGCGGATTAGCTATAGAGATAGAGCTGCAATCATTGGAGAAAATGGTACTGGAAAATCAACCTTATTAAAGATGATTCTTCAACAGCTGGAAGCAGATGAAGGAGAGATTAGGATAGGAAGTAATGTGAAAATTGGTTATCTTTCTCAGCATGTATTGGCAGAAATGGAAGGAGAAACAGTGATTGAAGCATTTCGCAATGAAGTGCAGGTGACAGAGGGAGCGGCGAGGCATATCTTGGCACAATTTCTATTTTACGGACATTCCGTTTTCAAAAAAGTCTCCAATTTAAGTGGTGGAGAGAGAATGAGGCTTCGTTTGGCACAGCTTATGCATCAAGAGATAAATCTGTTGATCCTCGATGAGCCAACGAATCATTTAGATATTGATTCTCGTGAAGTATTAGAAGAGGCACTAGAGGATTTTGATGGTACAATACTTGCTGTTTCCCATGACCGTTATTTTCTAAATAAGCTTTTTCAAAAGATTTATTGGATTGAATCCCAAGGCCTACACTATTTTGAAGGGAATTATACGTATGCCCGAGAAAAGTCTAAGGAAAGGCAACGGATAAAGGGGAAAGTAATCACTACTGCAAAATCAAAAAAGGAAATGCCGGTGGTTTCGAAAGACCAAAAGAGAGAAGTAACATTTAAGCAAACCTATTGGGAAAAAGAGTTAGATGTATTAGAAAAACAGATAACAGAATTAGAAACAAGAATGAAAAAGGAGTCAGAATGGGGTAAATTGGAGCAGTTATTTTCTGAGAAGGAAGAGCTCGAGAGAAAGTGGGAGGAACTATATGGACGAATAAATGAAAAGTAA
- a CDS encoding RAxF-45 family protein: MLSSTVLVQGYVMESLYINRAKFAMVVVNGISMPFFKQLNSKLKQ, translated from the coding sequence ATGTTAAGTTCAACTGTTTTAGTGCAAGGTTATGTGATGGAAAGCCTTTATATTAACCGTGCAAAATTTGCGATGGTAGTTGTTAACGGGATAAGTATGCCCTTTTTTAAACAACTAAATAGCAAACTAAAACAGTGA
- a CDS encoding transposase: MKRIKHSKEFKLQVIKEAQDTGKNTLVARRYDLNPNMVSRWVREYKDGKFGEVDVAVLPDIDSKELSKENEKLKMLLGEKDLEIAILRDLIKKKNPHLLKSMK; this comes from the coding sequence ATGAAACGAATAAAACATTCTAAAGAATTTAAATTACAAGTCATCAAGGAAGCCCAAGACACAGGGAAGAATACCCTTGTAGCTCGCCGGTATGATCTGAATCCCAATATGGTTAGTCGCTGGGTTCGTGAATACAAAGATGGTAAATTTGGTGAAGTAGATGTGGCTGTGCTGCCAGATATAGACTCCAAAGAATTATCCAAAGAAAATGAAAAACTTAAAATGTTATTAGGTGAAAAAGACCTTGAAATAGCGATCCTGAGGGATCTTATAAAAAAGAAAAACCCTCACTTGCTGAAAAGCATGAAGTAG